The Dehalococcoidales bacterium region TATGTGATGAGTAAAGTGGCAGTTGGCAAGACCTTTGAGAGCCGAGATGAAGCTAACCGGATTCTTGAACTCGTACGTTACGCCAACGTTTTATCCCACAAGCCGCTTACCGAGGAAGAATTGCGGTTTATTGCTGATTATCCTGATATTGCCAGGCAGTTGTTGACTACTATTCCTCTCCCTGAAGAGAATTAAACCAGGTCAATGAATCGCTAAAAAGATTGAGTTGGCGATGATTGCCCGGCCAACTCAATCGGTGTTATCATTAATCAGGGCGCCTGTCCTGGCTATTTGAGGGGCGGCCTGGTACAGGAGGAAAACATGTTTGGTTATTTTTCTATTCTTGCTGCAATTCCAGGCTTTTTTCTTAGTTCATGGTTCCTGATGCTTTTATGGGGAGTGTTTGGCCCAGATTTGGGATGGCCAACCATTAGTTATGTAACCGCAATGCTTATTAACATTACCCTCTGGCTGGCAGTAGCACCTCTGGCAGCAGCCGGCAAAAGAGCAAAGCGCTGTTAGTAGCATTTTTTAAAAGGAGAATTCGAAATTAAAGAAAGTTATGCTGGGTCAGGCGTTGACATTAACGTCGCCGATAAAGCCAAGAGACAAATTGCTGAATATGCCGCTGCAACCCTTGGGCCTGAGGTGCTTAAAGGCCCCGGTTTTTTTGGCGGCCTTTATGAATTCAAAGGTTATAAACAACCTGTACTGGTATCCAGCGCCGATGGGGTTGGCACCAAGCTGAAGCTCGCTGTTGCTCTTGGCCGTCATGAAGGGGTCGGTCATGATATTGTTAATCACTGCGTAAACGATATTCTGACTTCCGGAGCCAGCCCTATATTCTTTCTTGACTATATTGCCAGTGGAAAGCTTGACCCCGATCAGATACAGGGAGTGGTAAAGGGGATGAGTGATGCATGCCGGGAAGTGGGATGTGCGCTTATCGGCGGAGAAACTGCTGAAATGCCAGGAATGTATTCTGAAAAAGAATATGACCTTGTTGGTTTTATAGTTGGGGTCGTGGAAAAGCCAGCTATTATAACCGGAGAAAAAATCAGTATCGGGGATATCATACTCGGTATTCCATCAAATGGTCTTCATACTAATGGCTATTCACTTGCCCGAAAGGTAATTGGAGAGACTCCGACAAAGTTGAACGAATTTACCCAGGAGCTGGGGAGGTCTTTGGGTGAAGCCCTTCTTCAGCCTCATCGATGTTACCACAATGTTCTTAAGCCACACCTTTCGTTGATTAATGGGATGGCTCATATCACCGGGGGTGGTTTGCCGGGGAATGTTCCCCGTGTGCTCCTGCCCGGAAAATGCGCCAAAATTAACACATCTGCGTGGGAAATACCTCCACTGTTCGAAATCATCCGTTGCAGGGGAAATGTCGATCGAGATGAAATGTACCGGGTTTTTAATATGGGTATCGGAATGGTTGTATTCTGCGACGCCGGCAAGGTATCCGAATTCCAGAAAGCGGTGCCTGAATCCGTATGCATAGGCGAAGTAATTAAATCTGCAAATGACAAACAGGTGATATTAGACTAATTTCAGGGAGGAAATTCATGAGGGCTATAATCAGTGTTTCGGATAAAACAGGAGTAACCGAATTTGCACGGGGATTAGCTGAATTGGGGTATGAGCTTTATTCAACCGGAGGTACCAAGAAAATCATTGCCGGTTCTGGGATTAAGGTTAAAAGTATTACCGAAATAACCGGCTTTGACGAAATATTGGATGGCAGGGTAAAAACCTTGCATCCGATGGTTCACGGGGGATTGCTGGCTAGACGGGATAAGCCGGAACATATGGATGAAATCAAAGAATACGGTATTGCCCCAATCGATCTTGTAGCCGTAAACCTCTACCCTTTTCGACGGACCGTAGCAAAAGAAGGGGCTACTATTGAGCAGGCTCTGGAAAATATTGATATAGGCGGGCCGACTATGATTCGGGCTTCTGCAAAAAACTACCCCGGTGTCATTGTGGTGGTCGATCCTGCAGACTACACTCTGGTACTGGAAAAGCTTCAAAACCATTCTCTGGAGTTGGACGAAAGAAAAAAATTAGCACA contains the following coding sequences:
- the purM gene encoding phosphoribosylformylglycinamidine cyclo-ligase: MKESYAGSGVDINVADKAKRQIAEYAAATLGPEVLKGPGFFGGLYEFKGYKQPVLVSSADGVGTKLKLAVALGRHEGVGHDIVNHCVNDILTSGASPIFFLDYIASGKLDPDQIQGVVKGMSDACREVGCALIGGETAEMPGMYSEKEYDLVGFIVGVVEKPAIITGEKISIGDIILGIPSNGLHTNGYSLARKVIGETPTKLNEFTQELGRSLGEALLQPHRCYHNVLKPHLSLINGMAHITGGGLPGNVPRVLLPGKCAKINTSAWEIPPLFEIIRCRGNVDRDEMYRVFNMGIGMVVFCDAGKVSEFQKAVPESVCIGEVIKSANDKQVILD